The following proteins come from a genomic window of Alicyclobacillus dauci:
- a CDS encoding acetyl-CoA C-acetyltransferase yields MKEAVIVSCARTPIGKSGRGSLRQTRPDDLGALVLDAVLERAPGVSKEEIEDVVIGCAMPEAEQGMNVGRIIALRAGLPTTVPGVTVNRFCSSGLQSIAIAAQQIMSGMADVVVAGGVESMSMVPMTGYNLSPNPTLVDRLPATYMSMGHTAEQVAKRFGVSREDQDRFAVRSHERAAAAIDGGKFKEEIVPVPVEQVHIDENNKVVTRTVMFDTDEGVRRETTLDRLAQLRPAFQLNGTVTAGNASQTSDGAAAVLLMSAERANELGLKPLAAFRGFAVAGVDPDIMGVGPIAAVPKALKVAGLSLSDIDLVELNEAFASQAIQVIRGLELDESKVNVNGGAIALGHPLGCTGSRLTVSLIHEMMRSKLKYGLVTMCIGGGMGAAGVFECLA; encoded by the coding sequence GTGAAAGAAGCAGTCATTGTCTCGTGTGCTCGCACGCCGATTGGCAAATCGGGACGGGGCAGTCTTCGTCAAACTCGCCCAGATGATCTCGGTGCCCTCGTCCTCGACGCCGTACTCGAACGGGCACCAGGCGTCAGCAAAGAGGAAATTGAGGACGTCGTCATCGGCTGTGCGATGCCCGAAGCTGAACAAGGTATGAATGTCGGTCGTATTATCGCCCTGCGTGCAGGGTTGCCCACGACCGTCCCGGGCGTGACCGTCAACCGGTTCTGCAGTTCTGGACTCCAATCCATCGCCATTGCGGCTCAACAGATTATGTCAGGCATGGCTGATGTCGTTGTCGCCGGTGGCGTTGAGAGCATGAGCATGGTCCCCATGACCGGTTACAACTTGTCACCGAACCCCACCCTCGTGGACCGGCTGCCGGCAACCTATATGAGCATGGGTCACACGGCGGAACAGGTTGCTAAGCGGTTCGGTGTCAGCCGTGAAGATCAGGATCGGTTTGCTGTCCGCAGCCACGAGCGAGCAGCAGCGGCCATTGACGGCGGGAAGTTCAAAGAGGAAATCGTTCCCGTGCCCGTCGAGCAGGTTCACATCGACGAAAACAATAAAGTCGTCACACGCACGGTGATGTTTGACACCGACGAAGGTGTGCGAAGGGAGACGACGTTGGATCGCCTCGCCCAATTGCGCCCGGCATTCCAACTGAACGGCACGGTGACGGCGGGCAACGCTTCGCAAACGAGTGACGGTGCTGCTGCCGTTCTCCTCATGTCTGCGGAACGTGCCAACGAGTTAGGCCTAAAGCCCCTGGCGGCATTCCGCGGCTTTGCTGTCGCGGGTGTCGATCCCGACATCATGGGCGTCGGCCCTATCGCCGCCGTACCCAAGGCCTTAAAGGTGGCTGGCTTGTCCCTATCCGATATCGATCTCGTCGAACTGAACGAAGCCTTCGCCTCCCAAGCCATCCAAGTCATACGCGGACTTGAGTTGGATGAGTCGAAGGTCAACGTGAACGGCGGCGCCATCGCACTTGGCCACCCGCTGGGCTGCACAGGTTCCCGCCTCACGGTCAGCCTGATTCACGAAATGATGCGCTCCAAACTGAAGTACGGCCTCGTCACGATGTGTATTGGCGGCGGCATGGGTGCTGCCGGTGTGTTCGAGTGCCTTGCATAA
- a CDS encoding 3-hydroxyacyl-CoA dehydrogenase/enoyl-CoA hydratase family protein, with protein sequence MSLNVRKAAVLGAGVMGAQIAAHLANVGIPVLLLDIVPSALTPEEEAKGLTLSDKSVRNRFAARGLAAAKKAKPAAFYDLADEALITIGNMEDDLSLLKDCDWVIEAVVERLDIKREVLQRLAAVLPPHAVVSTNTSGISLTAMVEGLEPSFRKRFLGTHFFNPPRYMKLLEIIPGPDTDPALIEDIRYFGERRLGKGIVIAKDTPNFIANRIGTYGLIATLHVMEKFGYGVDEVDALTGPVMGRPKSATFRTLDVVGLDTFVHVAKNVQQSVTNEAEKERFTIPKYLEKMVENRWLGEKTGQGFFKRERTETGKEILALDLETLTYRPRRKVASASLEAAKNAKTLPEKLRALVYGKDKASQFVWEILKDVLLYTADRQTEIADDIVAVDEAMKWGFNWQLGPYETWDAIGVEKSVARMREEGAVIPAFVEQLLASGKKTFYEQAEPGQIRFYVGNADYRTVEKPIEKLSLADIKAKNGVIHKNSGASLIDIGDGIVCLEMHSPNQAIGADVVAMMDYAAKEVAQNWEGLVIYNEAKNFCVGANLMMMLMEAQDENWDDIDLTVRQFHRAGMAIKYLPKPVVSAPHSMALGGGAELCFPADRVQAYAETYIGLVEVGVGLIPGGGGTKEMLLRAMEHVPSGVDIRPDDYVRRAFETVAMAKVSTSAKDAKRLGYLRETDGISVNRDYQLYDAKQVALSLARSGYLPRQPKTVKVVGRDGAAMLKAGVQGMIQGGYISEHDAKIANHLIRILTGGDVPRGTEVTEDYLLDLEREAFLSLVAEPKSQQRMQHMLAKGKPLRN encoded by the coding sequence GTGAGCTTAAATGTACGCAAAGCCGCAGTCTTGGGCGCGGGCGTCATGGGTGCACAAATTGCGGCCCACTTGGCGAATGTCGGCATCCCGGTACTGCTCTTGGACATTGTACCGAGCGCACTTACCCCTGAAGAAGAAGCGAAAGGACTCACACTGTCCGACAAGTCGGTTCGGAACCGATTTGCTGCCCGGGGACTTGCAGCGGCGAAAAAAGCGAAACCCGCTGCTTTTTATGACTTGGCGGATGAAGCGCTCATCACGATTGGGAATATGGAAGATGATCTTTCGCTCCTTAAGGACTGCGATTGGGTCATTGAGGCAGTCGTTGAACGACTCGACATCAAGCGCGAGGTTCTGCAAAGACTCGCCGCTGTTCTGCCACCGCATGCAGTCGTATCCACCAACACGTCAGGTATCTCTTTGACGGCAATGGTTGAGGGATTGGAACCGTCCTTTAGAAAACGGTTTCTTGGCACGCACTTTTTCAATCCCCCTCGCTACATGAAACTGCTTGAAATCATTCCGGGGCCGGACACGGACCCTGCATTGATCGAAGACATTCGTTACTTTGGTGAGCGTCGTCTGGGCAAGGGGATCGTAATCGCCAAAGACACGCCAAACTTCATTGCCAACCGAATTGGTACTTATGGTCTTATTGCAACACTTCATGTCATGGAGAAGTTCGGCTACGGCGTGGATGAAGTGGATGCACTGACAGGGCCAGTGATGGGTCGGCCTAAGAGTGCGACATTCCGCACACTGGACGTTGTTGGTCTCGACACGTTCGTTCACGTGGCGAAGAACGTTCAACAGTCGGTTACTAATGAGGCCGAGAAAGAACGCTTTACCATTCCAAAGTACCTCGAAAAAATGGTGGAGAACCGCTGGCTGGGTGAAAAGACGGGACAGGGATTTTTCAAGCGGGAGCGTACAGAAACAGGCAAAGAAATCCTCGCGCTCGACTTGGAGACGTTAACTTACCGCCCTCGTCGGAAAGTCGCTTCGGCTTCGCTTGAGGCTGCGAAAAACGCAAAGACTCTGCCCGAGAAATTGCGTGCGCTCGTCTATGGAAAGGACAAAGCATCGCAATTTGTTTGGGAGATTCTCAAAGATGTGTTGCTTTACACGGCGGATCGTCAAACGGAAATCGCCGACGATATCGTGGCCGTTGATGAGGCGATGAAGTGGGGCTTTAACTGGCAACTCGGTCCGTATGAGACGTGGGACGCCATCGGCGTCGAAAAGTCCGTTGCCCGTATGCGCGAAGAAGGCGCTGTCATTCCAGCGTTTGTGGAGCAACTTTTGGCATCTGGTAAAAAGACGTTCTACGAACAGGCTGAACCCGGTCAAATACGGTTCTATGTCGGAAACGCCGACTACCGTACGGTGGAGAAACCGATCGAAAAGCTCTCCCTGGCGGACATCAAGGCGAAGAATGGCGTCATTCACAAGAACAGCGGCGCTAGCCTCATCGACATTGGTGACGGCATCGTCTGTCTGGAAATGCACTCGCCAAATCAGGCCATTGGTGCAGATGTCGTCGCCATGATGGATTACGCGGCGAAGGAAGTAGCACAGAACTGGGAAGGCCTTGTCATCTACAACGAGGCGAAAAACTTCTGTGTTGGTGCCAACCTCATGATGATGTTGATGGAAGCACAGGACGAGAACTGGGACGACATCGATTTGACCGTTCGGCAGTTCCATCGTGCTGGGATGGCCATCAAGTATCTGCCGAAACCTGTGGTCTCAGCACCGCACAGCATGGCTCTGGGTGGTGGTGCGGAGCTTTGTTTTCCGGCGGATCGAGTACAGGCATACGCGGAGACATATATCGGGCTTGTGGAAGTCGGTGTCGGATTGATTCCTGGCGGGGGCGGCACGAAAGAAATGCTGCTGCGAGCCATGGAACACGTCCCGAGCGGCGTGGATATCCGTCCAGACGATTATGTTCGTCGAGCATTTGAAACTGTCGCCATGGCGAAAGTTTCGACCAGTGCGAAAGACGCCAAACGCCTTGGCTACTTGCGCGAGACGGACGGCATCAGCGTCAACCGTGACTATCAACTTTACGACGCAAAGCAAGTCGCATTGTCGCTTGCCCGCAGTGGCTATTTACCGCGTCAGCCGAAAACCGTGAAGGTCGTTGGACGGGACGGTGCTGCCATGTTGAAGGCCGGGGTCCAAGGCATGATCCAGGGCGGATACATTTCGGAGCACGATGCAAAGATCGCGAATCATCTCATTCGAATTTTGACCGGCGGCGACGTTCCACGCGGGACGGAAGTCACTGAGGATTACTTGCTGGATTTGGAGCGCGAGGCATTCTTGAGCCTCGTCGCCGAGCCAAAGTCCCAGCAGCGGATGCAACACATGCTGGCGAAAGGCAAGCCACTGCGCAACTAA
- a CDS encoding aminotransferase class IV, protein MPVIGYYNGKFLDPTSSVVPIEERGHEFGDGVYEVIRVYGGQPFLLDWHIERLLNSLHAIRIPSPHDADGYKELIVSAIQRSAEEEASIYLQVTRGAAARNHLFPADTTVPSVSLVVRPLSAKPDQKPGKLLIQPDERWANSYIKTLNLLPNILAKQAAHDAGADEALLVRDGHMIESASSNLWFVRDGKLITAPTDRFILPGITRRYVLELAGQLDIPVEQVKLPLSELSSVDGIFITGTILEILPIESVLSHPVFGPLDTLQSGSPHPLDVKPEECEVIWRARDLSVVEQLRQAFDAGITAFRAATSVSI, encoded by the coding sequence ATGCCTGTTATTGGCTACTACAATGGTAAATTTCTCGATCCAACCAGTTCCGTCGTTCCCATCGAAGAACGCGGCCACGAATTCGGTGACGGTGTCTACGAAGTCATCCGCGTCTACGGTGGTCAACCGTTTCTTTTGGATTGGCACATTGAACGTCTTCTGAACAGTCTTCATGCAATTCGCATTCCCTCACCTCATGATGCAGACGGCTATAAAGAGTTGATCGTTTCGGCGATCCAGCGAAGTGCGGAAGAGGAGGCAAGCATCTACCTTCAAGTGACGCGCGGGGCTGCCGCGAGAAATCACTTGTTTCCCGCTGACACAACGGTCCCATCCGTCAGTTTAGTCGTACGACCTCTTTCCGCGAAACCCGATCAGAAACCAGGCAAATTACTTATTCAACCGGATGAGCGGTGGGCAAATTCGTATATCAAAACCCTCAACTTGCTACCAAATATTTTGGCAAAGCAAGCTGCGCATGATGCTGGGGCAGATGAAGCATTACTCGTTCGGGATGGACACATGATTGAGTCGGCCAGCTCGAACTTATGGTTTGTTCGGGATGGCAAGTTGATTACGGCGCCGACGGATCGATTTATTCTTCCGGGCATCACGCGTCGGTATGTCTTGGAGTTGGCTGGCCAACTCGACATCCCTGTTGAACAAGTGAAACTGCCCCTATCTGAGTTATCATCCGTTGACGGAATCTTTATCACGGGAACCATTCTGGAAATCCTCCCGATTGAAAGTGTTCTATCGCATCCTGTATTCGGTCCTTTGGATACGCTTCAGTCCGGATCGCCACATCCACTTGATGTGAAGCCCGAAGAATGTGAAGTCATCTGGCGTGCACGCGACTTGAGTGTTGTTGAACAACTTCGCCAGGCATTCGACGCAGGAATCACAGCATTTCGCGCAGCCACCAGCGTATCTATATAA
- a CDS encoding histidine triad nucleotide-binding protein, producing MADCLFCKLVSGEIPSDKVYEDDEVLAFRDIRPQTPVHVLVIPKKHIQSAQTVTAEDAGLIGRLHSVIPQVAETLGVAKDGYRVVTNIGLHGQQTVPHLHYHILGGRQLGWPPG from the coding sequence ATGGCAGATTGCTTATTCTGCAAGCTCGTATCTGGCGAGATTCCGTCGGATAAGGTGTATGAGGATGATGAGGTACTTGCATTCCGCGATATTCGTCCGCAGACTCCTGTGCATGTGCTGGTCATTCCAAAGAAGCACATCCAGTCCGCCCAGACGGTGACAGCTGAAGATGCAGGCCTTATCGGTCGGTTACATAGTGTCATCCCGCAAGTGGCAGAAACCCTTGGTGTCGCGAAGGATGGTTACCGGGTCGTGACAAACATCGGTTTGCACGGACAGCAGACCGTGCCGCATCTTCACTATCACATTCTCGGCGGTCGGCAATTAGGATGGCCTCCAGGTTAA
- a CDS encoding OsmC family protein, whose protein sequence is MKVTSKWLGQRHFQADGPSGHTVYMDARREDGGTGQGNRPMELLLMGIVGCTGIDIAMIIERMRLSLEELEIEAKAERREEHPKAFTEIHLTYHMQGEVPAAKAWRAIRLSEEKYCSAIGSINANVVAHLVLNGADVPPLDVVGQDGLPD, encoded by the coding sequence ATGAAAGTGACAAGTAAATGGCTCGGCCAACGCCATTTTCAAGCGGACGGCCCGTCCGGGCACACGGTTTACATGGATGCCCGTCGAGAAGACGGTGGTACAGGCCAAGGCAATCGGCCTATGGAATTATTACTCATGGGCATCGTCGGATGCACAGGTATTGATATTGCCATGATCATTGAGCGCATGCGGCTGTCTTTGGAGGAGTTGGAAATCGAGGCAAAAGCCGAGCGACGTGAAGAACACCCAAAGGCGTTTACGGAAATTCATTTAACCTATCACATGCAGGGAGAAGTGCCCGCAGCAAAAGCCTGGAGAGCCATTCGATTAAGTGAAGAAAAGTACTGCTCTGCCATCGGAAGCATCAATGCAAACGTAGTTGCTCATTTGGTGCTCAACGGAGCAGACGTTCCACCACTTGACGTGGTCGGACAGGATGGCCTTCCAGATTAA
- a CDS encoding cupredoxin domain-containing protein: MRATLRCSMAFVGILAILPISLVHAQTIQVNLQDGSIRPAQIQAVKGKPLHIVVANRGQTVHNFVVPDFFVFSPNLQPGGTTDVRFTPDKTGSFRYYSDKKGIPEPGMEGQLVVR, translated from the coding sequence GTGCGTGCCACGCTGCGGTGTTCCATGGCTTTTGTCGGTATCCTCGCAATACTTCCAATCTCACTCGTTCATGCACAAACTATCCAAGTGAATCTTCAGGACGGTTCGATTCGTCCTGCTCAAATTCAAGCCGTCAAAGGTAAACCATTGCATATTGTGGTGGCCAATCGAGGTCAAACGGTACACAACTTTGTTGTGCCGGATTTCTTCGTGTTTTCGCCAAATTTACAACCGGGTGGAACAACTGATGTGCGTTTCACTCCAGACAAGACCGGATCGTTCCGATACTACTCAGACAAGAAGGGGATTCCTGAACCTGGCATGGAAGGACAGTTGGTTGTACGATAA
- a CDS encoding phosphatase PAP2 family protein, producing the protein MGITNWIWQTCTYCDALITREIHRLWRRLPWLNAAMVVVAKYTPVFMLAVLVVAATGILQTTQHYVVTFASVSSSIVAAVAIRLIHEPISRMTARPRPFDTEPFEPLLAHEQGESFPSNHAGGALALACGAIHLPFFREILLVMALCLCFSRIYCGLHHFSDVVVGAIGGTTVGLLCAGIQAGIHLS; encoded by the coding sequence ATGGGAATAACCAATTGGATTTGGCAAACGTGCACTTATTGCGATGCACTCATAACAAGGGAGATCCATCGACTTTGGCGCCGACTTCCATGGCTAAATGCCGCCATGGTGGTCGTTGCAAAATACACGCCTGTTTTCATGCTGGCCGTTCTCGTCGTAGCTGCGACGGGCATCTTGCAAACGACGCAACATTACGTCGTTACGTTTGCGAGCGTTTCTTCCTCGATTGTCGCGGCCGTGGCGATCCGACTCATTCATGAACCAATCAGTCGCATGACAGCGCGGCCACGACCTTTCGATACGGAACCGTTTGAACCTTTGCTTGCGCACGAACAAGGGGAATCATTTCCCAGCAACCACGCAGGTGGGGCACTCGCGCTTGCGTGCGGAGCTATCCACTTGCCGTTTTTCCGGGAGATTCTGCTTGTCATGGCACTCTGTTTATGTTTTTCCCGCATCTATTGCGGCCTGCATCATTTTAGCGACGTCGTCGTAGGGGCAATCGGAGGCACGACAGTGGGGCTGCTCTGTGCGGGGATCCAAGCTGGAATACACCTTTCATAG
- a CDS encoding phospholipase D-like domain-containing protein yields the protein MNRLFQKRFFSRLAALSMTGLILIASSGCGLSPASLTTTSGHVLPGPVTDEDIQFVWGNDVKDAALKLIQNSRNEVYVDMYELSDPDVIKALSDARRRNVDVRVVLDETEKHSTEVGYPELRQAGVTVKQISIKRGIDHVKMIIADDGVLIGGMNFGSNSWANNDASVVISHPSNGFKSMFLWDFERANGQAAQAPTVSAPLVYDHSIQTAVLAAVQQAQHSIDMEAFDLSDRDVINALQTAVKRGTAVEILVDPTQSYNRTAVETLRNAGAMVRYYRPYSGELMHAKIIDVDHGATFIIGSANFSHQAFTYNHEADVVLHNVSKFDSSFRQDLQTGMARGSDYPVKAKSNSWE from the coding sequence GTGAACAGATTGTTCCAAAAGCGATTTTTCTCCAGACTGGCCGCACTATCCATGACGGGTCTAATCCTCATTGCAAGCTCGGGTTGTGGTCTGTCGCCAGCAAGTTTGACCACGACAAGCGGCCATGTACTGCCAGGCCCGGTAACCGATGAGGACATCCAGTTTGTCTGGGGGAACGACGTCAAAGACGCCGCTCTAAAACTCATTCAAAATAGTCGCAACGAAGTTTATGTCGATATGTACGAACTATCTGATCCGGATGTCATCAAAGCCCTCTCTGATGCGCGCAGACGGAATGTCGACGTTCGCGTTGTTTTGGATGAAACGGAAAAGCATTCGACAGAAGTCGGCTATCCAGAATTGAGGCAAGCAGGCGTGACAGTCAAGCAGATCTCCATTAAACGTGGAATTGATCACGTTAAGATGATTATCGCAGATGACGGTGTGCTCATTGGCGGGATGAACTTTGGCAGCAACAGTTGGGCCAACAACGACGCTTCCGTTGTCATTTCCCATCCGTCAAACGGCTTCAAGTCGATGTTTTTGTGGGACTTTGAACGGGCGAACGGACAAGCCGCACAGGCGCCAACTGTCTCAGCTCCACTGGTTTACGACCATTCCATTCAAACGGCTGTCCTGGCAGCCGTGCAACAAGCGCAGCACAGCATTGACATGGAGGCATTTGACTTGTCTGACCGCGACGTGATCAACGCTTTACAAACGGCAGTGAAACGCGGTACCGCAGTGGAAATTTTAGTGGACCCAACACAGTCCTATAACCGTACCGCAGTCGAGACATTGCGGAACGCGGGGGCGATGGTTCGCTACTATCGACCCTACAGCGGAGAACTGATGCATGCCAAGATAATCGATGTCGATCACGGCGCAACCTTCATCATTGGCAGCGCGAACTTCAGCCATCAAGCGTTCACGTACAACCATGAGGCGGACGTCGTGCTGCATAACGTATCCAAGTTTGATTCTTCTTTCCGACAAGACCTGCAAACAGGGATGGCGAGAGGTTCTGACTATCCGGTGAAAGCGAAGAGTAATTCATGGGAATAA
- a CDS encoding DNA polymerase III subunit alpha gives MFVHLHCHSPYSFLDGASSIEAYVAQSAMYHMPALALTDHNSIAGLPELHKWASVYGVKPISGAELTMMDGTHLTVLVETRRGYRNLCELLTLAYTGEERRTDPRIDERDLFRLGDGLIILSGCRNSRLQQLLRGHDYSSAQALASRYRDRFGDSFYLEMQRDGYPGNEAVLKDLNQLSESIGVSLVATSNVHYVDKHLFPVHDALRCIGLGCDVFTPHPKRPLNRQAWFHDADEAMERFGAYSQAIHETIAIAERCQVVLALNETHFPTFSLEDSDGDRVEYLRRLVYAGAHDRYPRVDNELMRRLEHELDIIVRLGYVDYFLVVWDIVRFARSRRIRCAGRGSAADSAVAYCLYITDVDAAGRGLLFERFMSLERAERPDIDIDFASDRRDEVMQYVYDKYGNDKVARVATYQTFRGRSAIREIGSALGLPQALLSPLAKRVPWSAHADDLDGLLDRVPELNDFREYRKTLHWLFQIASHVAGYPRHYGMHVGGIVVSRDPLYETTSLQPSAKGEWITPFDKRTVEDVGLVKLDLLSLRTMSAVEGAVQMSANSLRSIDYDNIPLDDESTFEMIRRGDTIGVFQLESPAQRALQARLGATGLEDIVASVALIRPGPIQGNMVDPFIARRHGNEPITYLHPKLEPILGKTYGVVLFQEQVIEIATAIACFTPGEADELRRVMSHARSHAEMKQIGEKFILKARENGIPDDVSSTIFSYIQGYASYGFCEAHAAAFATTAYKTAYLVQHYPAEFYASILNQHPMGYYPVHVICAEARRRGIKILPVDVNESDWSCSTPQPDQIRLGFQLIKRFTPEAGMSIVEERSRNGVFTCASDFIVRVPQVHRLLVENLIRVGAFDSIEALDRQTLLWHIPQWMAMRREGNRPLLKQLTTPVEGTRRAATSLASRLADEYNLLGVGVSGHWLQLLRTDLDKQGYLTTDAVLSAPEGAQVTVAGLAIRPHRPPTKSGRTVVFFTLEDEQGMLDATMFESVYKTEGAVLFTPYGRLLGIQGVVQRRGGERAQLLVQHIWPLAKS, from the coding sequence ATGTTTGTTCACTTACATTGCCATTCTCCGTACTCGTTTTTAGACGGGGCTTCTTCTATAGAGGCATATGTTGCACAGTCCGCCATGTACCATATGCCAGCTTTAGCGTTAACAGATCACAACAGTATCGCGGGATTACCGGAACTGCACAAATGGGCTTCTGTGTACGGTGTGAAACCAATTTCCGGGGCGGAATTGACGATGATGGACGGAACGCATCTGACTGTTCTCGTCGAGACAAGACGAGGTTACCGCAATCTATGTGAATTGCTCACATTGGCGTACACGGGTGAGGAGAGGCGGACAGATCCCAGAATCGACGAAAGGGATTTATTTCGGTTGGGTGATGGACTCATCATTCTGTCGGGATGTCGAAATAGTCGCTTGCAGCAATTGCTGCGAGGCCATGACTACTCGTCGGCACAAGCGCTCGCGAGCCGCTATCGTGATCGCTTTGGGGATTCATTTTATCTGGAGATGCAAAGAGACGGGTATCCCGGCAATGAAGCGGTTTTAAAAGATCTGAACCAGTTATCCGAGAGCATCGGCGTGTCATTGGTGGCGACAAGCAATGTTCATTATGTCGATAAGCATCTGTTTCCGGTACACGACGCACTTCGCTGTATTGGCCTCGGGTGTGATGTGTTCACACCCCATCCTAAGCGTCCGCTCAATCGGCAAGCGTGGTTCCACGATGCGGATGAAGCGATGGAGCGGTTTGGTGCCTATTCGCAAGCGATTCACGAGACAATTGCCATTGCAGAGCGGTGTCAAGTGGTTTTAGCCCTGAATGAGACGCACTTTCCCACGTTTTCGTTGGAAGACTCTGATGGAGATAGAGTCGAGTACTTGCGGCGTTTGGTGTACGCAGGTGCACATGATCGTTATCCGCGTGTGGATAACGAGCTCATGAGGCGGTTGGAGCACGAGTTGGATATTATTGTTCGGCTGGGTTACGTCGATTATTTTCTCGTCGTGTGGGATATTGTGCGGTTTGCGCGGAGTCGGAGAATTCGATGTGCTGGTCGCGGGTCAGCCGCCGATTCGGCCGTTGCTTATTGTTTGTACATCACGGATGTGGACGCTGCTGGGCGTGGGCTTCTATTTGAGCGGTTTATGTCGCTCGAACGCGCTGAACGCCCAGACATCGATATTGACTTTGCCAGCGACAGACGAGATGAAGTCATGCAGTACGTCTACGACAAATATGGGAATGACAAAGTGGCGCGGGTCGCCACATACCAGACGTTTCGCGGCAGGTCGGCGATTCGGGAGATTGGGAGCGCGCTTGGACTGCCGCAGGCATTGCTCAGTCCATTGGCAAAGCGCGTTCCGTGGTCAGCACACGCAGACGATCTCGACGGCTTACTCGACAGAGTTCCCGAGTTAAACGATTTTCGGGAATACCGAAAGACACTGCACTGGCTCTTTCAAATTGCCAGTCATGTCGCTGGGTATCCCCGTCATTATGGCATGCATGTGGGCGGAATCGTCGTCAGCCGCGATCCGCTATATGAAACAACCAGTCTCCAGCCCTCTGCCAAGGGCGAGTGGATCACGCCATTTGATAAGCGGACGGTTGAAGATGTCGGTCTCGTGAAACTGGATTTACTTTCTTTGCGGACGATGTCCGCTGTCGAAGGGGCCGTCCAAATGAGTGCAAATTCCCTGCGCTCCATCGATTACGACAACATTCCGCTCGATGATGAGTCGACGTTCGAGATGATCAGGCGTGGCGACACGATCGGCGTGTTTCAACTGGAGAGTCCAGCTCAGCGAGCGCTGCAGGCGCGTTTGGGGGCAACTGGACTGGAGGACATTGTGGCCAGCGTCGCCCTCATTCGGCCTGGCCCGATTCAGGGAAACATGGTTGATCCGTTCATCGCCCGCCGCCACGGAAATGAGCCGATTACTTACCTGCATCCAAAGCTGGAGCCGATTTTGGGCAAGACATACGGTGTGGTGCTGTTTCAAGAGCAGGTCATCGAGATCGCGACAGCTATTGCTTGTTTCACACCGGGGGAAGCCGATGAATTGCGGCGGGTGATGAGTCACGCCAGAAGTCACGCGGAAATGAAACAAATCGGTGAGAAATTTATCCTCAAAGCACGCGAGAACGGGATACCGGACGACGTTTCCAGCACTATCTTTTCGTATATTCAGGGATACGCCAGTTATGGATTTTGTGAAGCGCACGCGGCCGCATTTGCCACGACCGCGTATAAGACAGCGTATCTTGTTCAGCACTATCCGGCGGAGTTTTACGCTTCTATACTGAATCAGCACCCGATGGGCTATTATCCCGTTCACGTCATCTGCGCAGAAGCCCGTCGGCGCGGTATCAAGATTCTCCCTGTCGATGTCAATGAAAGCGACTGGTCGTGCAGTACACCACAGCCAGACCAGATACGCTTGGGTTTTCAGCTCATTAAACGATTTACACCCGAGGCGGGCATGTCCATTGTCGAAGAACGGAGTCGAAATGGTGTATTCACGTGTGCTTCTGACTTTATCGTGCGCGTTCCTCAAGTTCACCGATTGCTCGTGGAAAATCTCATTCGTGTTGGTGCCTTTGATTCCATTGAAGCACTGGATCGGCAAACCCTCCTTTGGCATATACCGCAGTGGATGGCGATGCGTCGGGAGGGGAATAGGCCGTTGCTCAAACAGTTGACGACGCCAGTGGAAGGAACGAGGAGAGCAGCGACATCGCTTGCGAGTCGTTTAGCGGATGAATACAATTTACTAGGCGTCGGAGTCTCTGGACACTGGTTACAACTTCTCCGAACTGATTTGGATAAACAGGGTTATCTGACGACGGATGCAGTGCTGAGTGCTCCAGAAGGCGCGCAAGTAACTGTGGCAGGATTGGCGATCCGCCCGCACCGCCCACCCACCAAAAGTGGTCGAACGGTGGTCTTTTTTACGCTGGAAGACGAACAGGGTATGCTCGACGCAACGATGTTTGAATCTGTTTATAAAACGGAAGGCGCTGTTTTGTTCACGCCGTACGGTAGATTGCTCGGTATCCAAGGTGTCGTTCAGCGTCGAGGAGGAGAACGAGCACAGCTCTTGGTTCAGCACATTTGGCCCCTGGCAAAAAGTTAG
- a CDS encoding DUF6504 family protein — translation MSRIVRRPVAVYRWNGDEPQVFSDRDTQHTVVEVLDRWVEMGNWWQGEGERQMIRVWTNLNALLELELEGGQWYIYKAWD, via the coding sequence GTGAGCCGCATTGTCCGTCGTCCAGTCGCTGTATATCGATGGAACGGGGATGAACCACAAGTGTTTTCAGATAGAGACACACAACACACAGTTGTGGAAGTGCTGGATCGCTGGGTTGAGATGGGCAACTGGTGGCAAGGTGAAGGAGAACGTCAAATGATTCGGGTGTGGACGAACCTGAACGCATTGCTTGAACTCGAACTCGAGGGCGGCCAGTGGTATATCTACAAAGCTTGGGATTAG